The following nucleotide sequence is from Amia ocellicauda isolate fAmiCal2 chromosome 14, fAmiCal2.hap1, whole genome shotgun sequence.
cacaaacttacactcacacacacaattacattcacacacaaacttacacttacacacacaattacattcACACAAATgcttacactcacacacacaagtgtACACTCTCACCCACACActtacactctcacacacacaagtgtacactctcacacactgtgtacactctcacacacacacatacactcacacacaaacttacactctcacacacacaagtgtacactcacacacacacttacactcacacacacacttacactctcacacacacaagtgtacactctcacactcacacaaacttaCACTCACACAAATGCTtacattctcacacacacacttgtacacacacacacttacactctcacacacacaagtgtacactctcacacacacacttacactcttacacacacaagtgtacactcactctcacacacttacactctcacacacacaagtgtacattcactctcacacacacttacactctcacacacacttacactctcacacacacaagtgtacacttacactctcacacacaaacttacactctcacacatacatacaaacttacactctcacacacaagtgtacactctctcacacacacacacacaattacacacacacacacaaacttacactctcacacacacacttacactctcacacacacaattacacacacacaaacttacactctcacacacacacttacactctcacacacacaattacacacacacacacacacaaacttacactctcacacacacacttacactctcacacatacaattacacacacacacacaaacttactctcacacacacacttacaaacttacactctcttacacacacacacttacactctcacacacacaattacacacacacacacaaacttactctcacacacacacttacaaacttacactctcttacacacacacacacacacacacacacaatctgggGGACAGTGTCAGgcgctgtgtgttgtgttctggCTCCGTCTACCACTTTCACATGTATCTGCAGATCTGGGACCGCCCTTCCCCTGCCGGCCCGGAGGGACTCGCTGTGCAGATTATTtattgtggttttgtttgtttattttagtattagtattattattagtagtaatatcatccacacacacacacacacacacacacacacagagtcagtgAGTGTGGCTATGCAGTGATGttttaactctctctctctctctctctctccctctctctgtccctctgtctgtccagGCTGTGTATGTTCTCTGTGATCTTCAGCCTGTGTGTTAGTGAGCCGACCTCTCCAGCCAGGATCAAGGTgggtctgtctgtccatctccgGCTTTACGATAGTGTACGGGTTGTGTGgttgagagagagtgaaagagagtggtagataaagagagagggagagagggagggatggggaGTGAGTGAGAGTTCACTGacagttattctgtctctcagcagAATCAGTCACAAGCTAAatcaaaaacattcaaaaagctgtctgtctctctcctctgactcctctctctgttctctctatctctcccctctccctcactctctcctctctttgttctctctctcccccccactcgcttaaaataaattaaattcaaatgtaTGTTATTGGCATTAAAAGTAATAAATACAGGAAGTTTTGCCAGAaaagataaaaatataaatgcaaccccccccctctctttatttccctctctctcttttcctctccctctccctttctttctctctctctccctgctcagGGCTGTTCGGTTATTAACCCTGCACTGACTGCCCTGCAGGTCCCGGGCAGAGTGTCTCGCCAGGCCGGGGGGTCCCTGGACGGGGTGTGGGGTCCCTGGGGCGCCTGGTCCCCCTGCTCTCGCAGCTGTGGCTTCGGGGTCTCTGAGCGGAAGAGACGATGCCTGCCCCCCCCAGAGTATCCCCCCATCATCTCAGCGCTGCGCCCGGATTACACCCCTCTGCGGGACCCCCACTACTCCCCCCGGGACCCCCACTACGCCCCCCGGGACCCTTCCCCCCGCGAGATCCCCTTTCCTCCGCCGCCAGCCAATCAGAGTCCAGGCCTGCCCCTTTACCGCCCCAGTCGGGACCCGGACCCGCTCCTGCAGCCTCCCCTGGCCAATCAAGAGCCTCCTTTCTACCGCTCTGATTACCCACCGACCAATCAGGATTTCGTCTCCATATACCGCCAgcctttctcctcctcctcctcatcctccccGCAGGGCTACGGCCAATCTGGGAGGGACACGCGCCGGCCAACCAATCAGGGGGCAGTGAGGGAAGGAGGAGGCAGCGGCAGGAGGTCCATACCAACCAATCACGAGTCTCGTTCTTCCAGGAGGTAAAGTGAAGCAAAACCCTTTGTTTGCTGGTGTTGTGTAAATcaggagtgagtgagtgaggagggggagggaaagagagatggaggaggagtgaggggagagggagggagaggaagagaagcaGAAATATCAGAGATGTATAGCGGGATATCGAGGGGTGAGAAGGGAGGGTCGGGAGAGGAATGGAGGGAGGGGTGTTGTGTTCATGCATTCTGTGCATCTTCAAAGGCTCAGCGCTGCGTCCCCCgagacacagagcacacagcctccctccctcccttcatccctcactccctccctccgtcTTCAAATCGTTCCACCCTGCGAGTCCCCTGGCAGCCACAACAGTTGCACAcagccccctctctctgtgttggGTTATTAACAGGGCGCCTGGGTGAAGAATGTGTAAACAAATGCCACACTGATTACACACTgtcagactgacacactgtcacactgacaTTGACACAATGACtcactgactaactgactgacacactgactgactgactgacacactgactgactgactgactgacactgacacattgactaactgactgactaacacactgactgactgactaacacactgactgactgacattgacacactgactgactgacactgtctgactgactgactgactgacattgacacactgactgactgacactgtctgactgactgactgactgacactgatacgctgactgactgactgacagacacactgactgactctctctctctctctctctctctctctctctcaggtcccCTATCAGACCAGGTCAGTTTGGTTACGGTCGTGTTCCGTTCTCCCTGCCCCTGCACCGCCCCCACCGTCGCGCCCGACACAGCACGCATGTTGCCGGGGGCAACAGCACTCTGGCCCCCTCTGCTGCCCTtaccgaggaggaggaggggggagcaGGGAAGGCAGGGGACACTGGCGAGGAGGGGGAGATGAGGACAGAGAGTGGGGTGACATCTGCtgagaggagggggagagggcgGGAGGtagagagagcaggagaggaagagggaggaagcagaagagagagtgaaggagagagaggaggtggggaagaggaagaggggaCCGTAGAGGGAGAGGGccggagagggggagagacagaggtagaggagagaggaggagatggggcagagagggagagacctgCCTCACCCCCCCACACTGACCACAGGGCACCCCCTCCCCAAACACCTTACACAGCCCGCAGAGCGCGCCCCCCACCTCGCCCCCAGCCCCGCCCCGAGAGAGACCCCCTCAACCGCTTCCTCCTCCATCCCAGCCCCCCCCACAGCCCCCACACGTGGCTGTTCCAACCCCACGGGCCCCCCCCGGccccagagagggagagagagcccGAGGACAGGGCGGCCAGGGGGGGGCCCTGGATGCCATACCAGCCTCCCCACTCCTGCCCCGGGAAAGAAACGGAGCACCGCGCCTGCAGCTCAGAGGTAGGGCTCAGAGTGAATTAATCAATTAGCCAAAAGCCAATTAGCTAATTGGGTCATGGTGtgtgttttcagtttgtttgtcttttggaTCTCTGTTGTTTTGTTAATATATGAAATACAagagtgactctgcagcagtccagtccagtccagtccagtctctcagggtgtgctgtgctgtgtgacaaTGCTTGTCTGGCGCAGTGAAATATTCAGCAGTTTTGTTGATGGGGGGGCATCTGTGAGCTGTGAGGGGAGTGTTTACTTTTCGCTATTGCATAACGAGCTTTTCGTCTGACCGCTAATTGGTCTGTCTGGCCTACAGCCAGAGGGGTGACTCTTGttctctctgtctatctctgtctctctgtgtctccgtctctctctctctctctctctctctctcttcagatgtaactgcaaaaaaatatttatttatcaattgaatagagacagagagagtgagtggCCCCTAGTCTGAATTAACttgataattgtttgcttaatTCAAGTTAATTAGCAGAGGTCAGGAGCTGTATGTGAGTGAGTGtaagtttgtatgtgtgtgtgtgtgtcagcgtatGTTAGGGGTCAACTTTGCTAAATAATCCTGGGTGTGAGATGACGCACTTCTGACACACTGGAATGAAAGAGAGCAGTGTActgtgagaaagagagggggggagggagagggagagtaaggggcagagagggagagagtggggcAGAGATGGAGGGAGTAATGGAGAGAAtggggcagagagggagagtgagtggggcagagggagagagggagatagtgtggcagagagggagagagattgggcagatggagagagagagagagagggagagagagagtgagggagagagtggggcagagagggagagtgagtggggcagagggagagagggagatagtgtggcagagagggagagagattgggcagatggagagggagagagagagtgagggagagagtggggcagagagggagggcgaaagagagggagagagagtggggcagagagggagaggattgGTAAGGATTTGTTCTGGGTTTAAACTGAAAGAAATCATTGAGAAACTCAGGACGCCCTGctttcctcctccttctctccttTCCGCCCGTCATCCCTTCATTTTGAGAGTCAATATTTATTGTGTGAGTGGGTGTTtttgtgaatgtgaatgtgtgtgtgtgagtgtgtttgtgagaaTGTGAGTTGCGGTTATTAATTGCTGCCCCAGAACTGTTTAAACAAGCCACTCTAActgaagggagagagaaatcCCTGGAGTGGGGCCACTAGCGGgggagtcacacacacacacacacacacacacacacacacatacattattaGACACTGTAGTATACTGCACTATATTGTCCTGTTCTGCTCTGGGccgtgctgtgtgctgtgtttcctgtgctgctctgtgctgtgtgtgttgggccgtgctgtgtgctgtgtttcctgtgctgctctgtgctgtgtgtgttgggctgtgctgtgtgctgtgtgctgtgtgctctgtgctctgtgctctgtgctctgtgcactgctgtgctatattctctgtgctgtgctgtgctatatgctctgtgctgtgtgtgctgtgctgtgctgtgtgctctgtgctgtgctgtatgctttgtactgtgctgtgctgtgtgctctgtgctgtgctgtgctgtatgctctgtgctctgtgctgtgctgtgctgtatgctctgtgctgtgtgctgtgtgctctgtgctctgtgctctgtgctctgctgtgctgtatgctctgtgctgtgtgctctgtgctctgtgctctgctgtgctgtatgctctgtgctgtgtgctctgtgctctgtgctctgtgctttgcgctttgctgtgctgtatgctctgtgctgtgtgctctgtgctctgctgtgctgtatgctctgtgctctgtactctgtgctgtgctgtgtgctctgtgctctgtgctctgctgtgctgtatgctctgtgctgtgtgctctgtgctctgtgctctgctgtgcgctctgtgctctgtgctctgctgtgctgtatgctctgtgctgtgtgctctgtgctctgtgctttgctgtgctgtatgctctgctgtgtgctctgtgctctgctgtgctgtatgctctgtgctctgtgctctgctgtgctgtatgctctgtgctgtgtgctctgtgctgtgctgtatggtctgtgctctgtgctctgtgcactgctgtgctatatgctctgtgctgtgtgtgctgtgctgtgctatatgctctgtgctgtgtgtgctgtgctgtgctatatgatctgtgctgtgtgtgctgtatgctttgtactgtgctgtgctgtatgctctgtgctgtgctgtgctgtatgctctgtgctgtgtgctctgtgctctgctgtgatgtatgctctgtgctgtgtgctgtgtgctctgtgctctgctgtgctgtatgctctgtgctgtgctgtgctgtatgctctgtgctgtgctgtatgctctgtgctgtatgctctgtgctgtgtgctctgtgctttgCTGTGCTTTGCTGTGCTGTatgctctgtgtgctgtgtgctctgtgctctgctgtgctgtatgctccgtgctctgtgctctgctgtgctgtatgctgtgtgctctgtgctctgtgctgtgctgtatggtctgtgctgtgtgtgctgtgctgtgctgtgctatatgctctgtgctgtgtgtgctgtgctgtgtgctctgtgctgtgctgtatgctTTGTACTATGCTGTGCTgtatgctctgtgctgtgctgtgctgtatgctctgtgctctgtgctctgctgtgctgtgtgctctgtgctctgctgtgctgtatgctctgtgctctgctgtgctgtatgctctgtgctgtgtgctctgtgctctgctgtgctgtatgctctgtgctctgctctgtgctctgctctgtgctctgctctgtgctctgctgtatgctctgtgctgtgtgctctgtgctgtgctgtgtgctctgctgtgtgctctgtgctgtgtgctctgctgtgctgtatgctctgtgctgtgtgctctgtgctctgtgctctgctgtgctgtatgctctgtgctgtgtgctctgtactctgtgctgtgctgtgtgctctgtgctctgtgctgtgctgtatgctctgtgctctgctgtgctgtatgctctgtgtgctgtgtgctctgtgctctgctgtgctgtatgctctgtgctgtgtgctctgtgctctgctgtgctgtatgctctgtgctgtgtgctctgtactctgtgctgtgctgtgtgctctgtgctgtgctgtatgctctgtgctctgtgctctgtgcactgctgtgctatatgctctgtgctgtgtgtgctgtgctttgctatatgctctgtgctgtgctgtgctctgtgctctgtgctgcactgtatgctttgtactgtgctgtgctgtgctgtatactctgtgctgtgctgttctgtatgctctgtgctgtgtgctctgtgctctgctgtgtgctctgtgctctgtgctctgctgtgctgtatgctctgtgtgctgtgtgctctgtgctctgctgtgctgtatgctctgtgctctgctgtgctgtatgCTCTGTGTGctatgtgctctgtgctctgctgtgctgtatgctctgtgctgtgctgttctgtatgctctgtgctgtatgctctgctctgctgtgctgtatgctctgtgctgtgtgctctgtgctctgctgtgctgtatgctctgtgctctgtgctctgctgtgctgtatgctctgtgctgtatgctctgctctgctgtgctgtatgctctgtgctgtgtgctctgtgctctgctgtgctgtatgctctgtgctgtgtgctctgtactctgtgctgtgctgtgtgctctgtgctctgtgctctgctgtgctgtatgctctgtgctgtgtgctctgtactctgtgctgtgctgtgtactctgtgctctgctgtgcgctctgtgctctgtgctctgctgtgctgtatgctctgtgctgtgtgctctgtgctctgcgctgtgctgtatgctctgtgctgtgtgctctgtgctgtatgctttgtgctctgtgctctgtgctgtgctgtatactctgtgctgtgtgctctgtgctctgtgctgtatgctttgtgctgtgtgctctgtgctctgtgctctgtgctgtgctgtgctgtgttgttgtgttatttgtgttattCCTTCACTACTAAACACTTCCTATGACCAGTGACTCTGCTTTATTCCATTATATAGCATAGATCCTCCCTCGatcctcttccctctctctccccctctttctgtctttttttcctctgtttttctcccctcctccccccctctctctctgtctccacgTGGTGATTCAGGCAGTGCTGTCGAGTGGCTGTGCACAGCTGTGGAAACAGCTGGCTGCTTTAAACACAGACTCTCTCTGCACACAAAcaccgcactgacacactgcctgccagagagagggacagggagagagatagaCGGGGGGAGGCaaggagggaaagagagggggagacatatacagtgagagagggagaggaataaGAAGAGAATGAGACAGTAGGAAGGGAAGatgaaaagagagagggagaagaataAGAAGAGAATGGGAGTGTAGGACGGGAAGATGAAAAGAGAGGGAACCTGAGAGGGGGAGGGACGGGAGAGatggagtgagagagggagagggcaggagtgagagagggagggaggcagagatggagggagagagggagagtggcaggagagggagggagggagggagggagggaaagatgaatggaAGATTgggggatggagggagggagagatggaagTAGAGACTGCAGGAGGGAGGGGAGTCCCTGCAATACACATTAATAACACACAGCCATGAATTGAAACATGGATACACAACATGGTGCCTTTAAATGATGCTGTAATTCCTCCTCCAGTGTCCGGGGGGCGACGTGGACCCGCGGGTGGAGCAGTGCTCAGAGTACAACACTGTGGAGTTCATGGGCAAACACTACACCTGGGAGCCGTTCTccgagggtgagagagagggagtgggagaTGGGGGAGCAAGAAGAGGACgagagggggggagggagagggggggggggggcgagaagaggaagaggaagagtgTCCCAGAGGtagggaggggagagaaggagagggggagcaagaagaggaagagagtcagagagggagggagaggcagggaggcagagggggagcaagaagagggagaggggggagagtcagagagggagggagagatgttATACAGAGGCTATGCAGTATGTGGGGCAGTCTGTTTATACTGGGGCGACATAGTGTAAATGTTTATGACTGTAATGACTGTTTGGGTTCAGTGTAGGTTTGTCTTTGAtgatttgttgtgtgtgtgtgagagtgagtgagtgtgagagagatagagcgagcgagagagagagagggggggttaATAGAGATAGTGGACAATAATATGATAtcactctgacagagaaggaagGGGGATTACCAGAGGCCTGCTgaaatggagagagggagggagggggggagagggatGTTAATACCGACACGTTGGACACTAGCTGAGTGACACTGCTAAgccatgcagagagagagagagagagaggtttacATTATTGGGCTGTGAACAATTCTACTTTCTTCACAATtccctttgtttttcttcctctaccctgtgtccctctctccttttctttctctctctgcatcaGGAGCAGTTTGCAATACTGGGCCGTGGGCAATTCTTcacaattctgtttttttttttcttcctcttttctccctctctttcttttccctctctccctgtctttttttctctctctccctctctctctgtcactctgctCCCCTTGCCAGTTAACTTCACCCAGTCCCCTACAAAaacaacgagagagagagagagagaaagggagagagggagagagagaagaagggaGGGGTATCATCAGTGATATCATCAGGCCCCTGTCAGGAGGATTAGCTAGAACCCAGGTCtccacactgactgaacaccaTGGAcgctacagtccagtccagtccagtcagggactctgcagcagtccagtccagtccagtccagtccagtcagggactctgcagaagtccagtccagtccagtccagtccagattGTTTAGCCGAGTCCCCAGTAACGCCGTTTGGGAATGCAGTGCCCCCCCGTTGTGTAGTGTGTGCGATAGTgccgtgtgtgtatatatagtgtgcaGGCGGCTGTCTGCGCTGTAATCTCTGTGATAACTCACTGCGAGAGCGCGGGGAGCCGGAGAGGGGCCATGGAAAATTCCCTCATTccgtctctctcactctcactctctccttctgcctgtttgtgtgtgtgagagagagtgtgtcagtgtcattgtgtgtgtgtgagtggacaATAGTGTCTccattctctctccctctttttcccccttctttcatcccctctctccccctctgctCTTAATTCTCCGCCTGACCCCtgatctctctgtctgtctgcgtcTTTTCATCTCTCCGTTCCTCTCGTTTCATCTCTCTGTTCCTCTGTTAGTTCAGCCCAGCAGTGTGACCTCTGCCCTTCCCACTTTCCTGTCCCCCCACGATTTGTGCGGGTGGCCTGGTGACCAAACAGACTGCTAATTGCTCTTGACCGCGCCTCCCTTAATTGCCGGACGCAGACGAGCCGGCCTGTGCTGATTGGTCAGTCAGGGCAGACACAGGCGGCCATTCTGACATCAGCACAGCCCAGATGTTTTGTcattatatatagtttttagttgttttatgaatttattatttaaccttccctctatctctctccctcgctctctctctctctctctcaggggcgGCCGGTCAGTGTGAGCTGGCGTGTCGCCCAGTAGGGCTGCGTTTCTATGTCCGCCAGTCGGTCAGCGTGAGGGACGGAGCTCCCTGCCCTGGCCCCGGGGTGTGCCTGGGCGGCCAATGCCtggtcagtctgtctgtgtgcatgtgtgtcctTGTCccagtgtgtccctgtgtctctctgtgtgtctctgtgtctctctgcatgtctctgtctctctctgtgtctctgtgtgtctgggtgtctgtgtgtctgtgtctctctgtgtgtctgagtgtctctgtgtctcgctctgtctgtgtctctctgtgtgtctgggtgtctctctgtgtctgtctgtgtgtctgagtgtctctgtgtctctctgtgtgtctgtgtctctctgtgtgtctctgtgtgtcgcTCTGTCTGTGTCgctctgtgtgtctgggtgtctctctgtgtctctctgtgtgtctctgtgtgtcgcTCTGTCTGTGTCgctctgtgtgtctgggtgtctctctgtgtctctctgtgtgtctctgtgtgtcgcTCTGTCTGTGTCgctctgtgtgtctgggtgtctctctgtgtctctctgtgtgtctgtgtctctctgtgtgtctgtctgtgtgtctgagtgtctctgtgtctctctctgtctctctctgtctgtgtctctctgtgtgtctgtgtctctctgtgtgtctctgtgtgtcgcTCTGTCTGTGTCgctctgtgtgtctgggtgtctctctgtgtctctctgtgtgtctgtgtctctctgtgtgtctcagtctgtctgggtGTTGTTGTGTCGCTCTGTGTgactgagtgtctctgtgcacaGTAGCTGTGTAATTCACTGCCGTTCCCCCACCCTGCACAAACACAACAGCCCTCAATTCAATTAGGGAGCTCTGGTGGGGGGGTATCTGGGGGATGTCGGAACTGAGATGTCAGaagaggagggggtggggggtaataAACATTGTCTTTTATGAGTTTCTCTgttctgtgttgttttcttctccTTCCTCCCGATCTCTCACTTTCAGGGTCACCCAGAGTTCAGCaccgagacagagagagagtgagattgTAACTCTTTACTTTACgttgctgtgtttattctgttctctgtgtctgtcaATGCTTGGTCATGCCAAtagtttattttgaatttgaatttgaactttcccctctccctccctccctccctctccctctcactctcagtcAGTGGGGTGTGACGAGGTGGTGGGGTCTGGTCTGGTGATTGACGACTGTGGGCGGTGCGGAGGGGGCGGGACTTCCTGTCGCCGGGTCACTGGATCGTTCACCAACTCCTCCATCGCCCCGGGTTACCACCGCTTCCTGGACATTCCGGCCGGAGCCACACGCGTCAACATCACCGAGAGGCAGCCTGGAGCCAGCTACCTTGGTGCGTGTCTGCGTGCGTGTCCACGTGCGTGTTCGTGTGCATGTCCGCgtctgacacactctctctctctgcagctctGCGTGGTGGCGGGGGGCAGCCGGTGGTGAACGGGCGCTGGGCGGTGGACCCCCCAGGGCAGTACGAGGGCGGGGGCACGCTGTGGGAGTACAGGCGGCCGGGGacgggggggggcggggagtCGCTGACCGCCCCAGGACCCACCAGCACGGTGCTGCACGCATACGTCAGTACAGCACACCTGAGCGATTGGCATGTGGTGTCTCCTAACTGGTTAATTGGATAATTGTCTTGCATGGTTTTCTGGactttaattggttaattggtgggccattctctctccctctctcagattATTTTCCACAAGGACAATCCAGGCATTGATTATGAGTTCCTGGTCCCCGTGGAGAGACAGCCCCCACCCCAGAGAGAAATCAGTgagtctgcctgtctgtctgccttttGGTCTATCTggttgtttctctctctctgtctgtctgtctgtctgtctgtctctttctgtctctttcggtctctctgtctatctctttcagtctgtctgtctgtctctctttcagtctctctctctgtctgtctctttcagtccctctgtctgtctgtctctctgtctctctgtctgtctctgtcagtctctttctctgtctgtttgtctctgtCAGTCATTCTGTCTCTGCCTGTCTTCCTCTCTGTCTTGTGTCACGCTCTATATcatccccctcctctctctttccAGCAGGTGCGCTGGCCTTAGCTGTCCCCCAGGAGCCTTGGCGTCCCCCCCCACGGGAGGGCCGGGTGATGGGGGCCTTAGGTGAGAGCAGGAACCGCCCCCGAGGCTCGGCACCCAATAGGAACGTGCGCATCCCCCCGCGCACCGACCTGCCCCTCGACACCCAGCCCGACTTCCTGTGGAGGAAGGCAGGTCTCACCGAGTGTTCGGCTTCCTGTGGCAAAGGTCAGTGTGTCACCACTCCacttccctctctcttccctgctcctgcctctctctccctctctctctaatctcaattaaaatgcagttaAATTAAAAATCGCTGTATTGTCCTGACTGAGTGACAATGCTGCCAGGGCGGCGTCAGGACCAGGGCGATGGGAAcgacacacacaataaatatagACTTTAACAGATATGAATAGACTCTCTCTGTACTCCACCCCTCTCTTTTCCAGCTTTCTGTTTTCCTCTCTTTATTTATTACCCTCTGTCGCCATCGGGTGgccagttctggaacaacaccACGAATCCTACAGCTTTCCCTGCACATGCTGTGGTTACAACCTGATATATCACACGAGCtttaatattactattattgttgccGATTGGCTATCGAACATAT
It contains:
- the adamtsl4 gene encoding ADAMTS-like protein 4 isoform X5, with the translated sequence MNRLGPMLCMFSVIFSLCVSEPTSPARIKVPGRVSRQAGGSLDGVWGPWGAWSPCSRSCGFGVSERKRRCLPPPEYPPIISALRPDYTPLRDPHYSPRDPHYAPRDPSPREIPFPPPPANQSPGLPLYRPSRDPDPLLQPPLANQEPPFYRSDYPPTNQDFVSIYRQPFSSSSSSSPQGYGQSGRDTRRPTNQGAVREGGGSGRRSIPTNHESRSSRRSPIRPGQFGYGRVPFSLPLHRPHRRARHSTHVAGGNSTLAPSAALTEEEEGGAGKAGDTGEEGEMRTESGVTSAERRGRGREVERAGEEEGGSRRESEGERGGGEEEEGTVEGEGRRGGETEVEERGGDGAERERPASPPHTDHRAPPPQTPYTARRARPPPRPQPRPERDPLNRFLLHPSPPHSPHTWLFQPHGPPPAPEREREPEDRAARGGPWMPYQPPHSCPGKETEHRACSSECPGGDVDPRVEQCSEYNTVEFMGKHYTWEPFSEGAAGQCELACRPVGLRFYVRQSVSVRDGAPCPGPGVCLGGQCLSVGCDEVVGSGLVIDDCGRCGGGGTSCRRVTGSFTNSSIAPGYHRFLDIPAGATRVNITERQPGASYLALRGGGGQPVVNGRWAVDPPGQYEGGGTLWEYRRPGTGGGGESLTAPGPTSTVLHAYIIFHKDNPGIDYEFLVPVERQPPPQREITGALALAVPQEPWRPPPREGRVMGALGESRNRPRGSAPNRNVRIPPRTDLPLDTQPDFLWRKAGLTECSASCGKGVQVRLYQCVSRKTEEEVADRKCDAATKPLPIEEPCNIQACPPFWDVGDWSECSVSCGPGVQHRQVQCRQSFSDLSTMVLPQRCARLPRPLPTQPCQLRLCAHWEVHSNWSECSVQCGAGVRSRTVRCVGGQGAAVSERECSGRPPPADSQPCHMGPCVHSWYHTEWSNMCSVPCGPGVQRRSVVCLSSGGGEGPGGGQSCRGAQPANMRACSGGVCQPSTHWYTGAWSECSAECGNGTQRRDVICVLRSGTDLNVTQPGECVRHERPSPVQSCTNGPCLPRWYTTDWSACSQSCQGGVQVREVRCLTEDKHLSRDCESSTRPPEQQTCNQQPCTAQLDENCRDRRHNCALVVQARLCVYTYYQTACCASCSRTPQRTRRHSLASHTLRTHQRHTKDTPSQGTPELQNHPHPPTVDQSPTKT